One Brassica oleracea var. oleracea cultivar TO1000 chromosome C7, BOL, whole genome shotgun sequence genomic window carries:
- the LOC106301698 gene encoding mitochondrial import inner membrane translocase subunit TIM44-2-like, producing the protein MASRKLIRDLLITRQPLFLRLAHQRRFMPAIGYSINRRFSIFSDLSKKIRGEAESNPEFQKTVKELKEKAEELKVVKEDLKVKTKEKTEQLYKQVDGVWTEAESVAKKVKESFKLGKEENAESASSSGTGNSKEENQQQQQSGTTEGGQHTLFEKIKSSISSPLDIARKGIDIVKDELRGGTPKKKHLEYTPPPPFTGVKSTRTDLVVTPTKQSKWQKKWESLREKMQAHPAFKRLSGISEPVVNKSQEIAEDVVERWETSDNPIVHKIQDLNEAVFNETDSGSTYKEIRRRDPSFSLTDFAAEVHEAIKPVLSAYSKGDAETLKKYCSPEVIERCTAELAALKGHDLFFDHKILHISEVEVEETKMMGTTPTIIVRFQTQEIFCVRDKKGNIKEGGQDTIHSVYYKWAMQQVEAGEESMYPIWRLRDICKLGAAQALI; encoded by the exons ATGGCGAGTAGAAAGCTGATTCGAGATTTACTCATCACAAGGCAGCCTCTCTTCCTCCGATTGGCGCATCAACGG AGATTCATGCCAGCCATTGGGTATTCGATTAATCGCCGGTTCAGCATTTTCAGCGACTTGTCCAAGAAAATTAGAGGGGAAGCTGAAAG CAATCCTGAATTCCAAAAAACAGTCAAGGAGCTCAAGGAAAAGGCAGAAGAGCTTAAAGTTGTCAAAGAGGACCTCAAAGTTAA AACAAAAGAAAAGACTGAGCAGCTCTACAAGCAAGTTGATGGTGTCTGGACCGAGGCTGAATCTGTCGCTAAAAAG GTGAAGGAGTCATTCAAGCTTGGTAAGGAGGAGAATGCAGAGTCAGCAAGTTCATCAGGCACAGGAAACTCTAAAGAGGAAAACCAGCAACAGCAGCAATCAGGCACTACTGAGGGAGGTCAACATACATTATTTGAAAAAATTAAATCAAGCATTTCTTCGCCCCTTGACATAGCGAGGAAGGGAATTGACATTGTGAAGGATGAGTTGCGAGGAGGCACGCCTAAAAAGAAGCACCTGGAATACACGCCTCCCCCACCATTTACAGGTGTGAAAAGTACGAGAACTGATCTGGTGGTTACTCCTACAAAACAGTCCAAGTGGCAAAAGAAATGGGAATCTTTAAGAGAAAAG ATGCAAGCTCATCCTGCTTTTAAACGTCTAAGCGGGATAAGTGAGCCTGTTGTCAACAAGAGCCAAGAG ATTGCAGAGGATGTTGTGGAAAGATGGGAAACCAGTGACAATCCCATTGTTCACAAAATTCAGGA CTTAAATGAGGCAGTGTTTAACGAAACAGATTCTGGATCAACTTATAAGGAGATACGCCGCCGAGATCC ATCGTTCTCCTTGACGGACTTTGCTGCAGAAGTTCATGAAGCCATCAAACCAGTCTTGAGTGCATATAGCAAG GGAGATGCTGAGACACTGAAGAAGTATTGTAGCCCGGAAGTGATTGAACGGTGCACTGCAGAGCTCGCAGCTTTAAAAGGCCATGATCTTTTTTTCGATCACAAG ATTCTGCACATATCGGAAGTAGAAGTTGAAGAGACAAAGATGATGGGAACTACACCCACAATCATCGTCAGG TTCCAAACGCAAGAAATCTTCTGTGTTCGTGACAAGAAGGGCAATATCAAAGAAGGAGGCCAG GACACGATACATTCGGTGTACTACAAGTGGGCAATGCAACAAGTGGAGGCAGGGGAGGAATCTATGTATCCCATTTGGAGGCTCAGAGATATATGTAAACTTGGTGCTGCTCAAGCTCTGATTTAA
- the LOC106304035 gene encoding serine/threonine-protein kinase 19 homolog isoform X2, with amino-acid sequence MFFSPIGFCGYEEDELTFSDTSVALRMMRAQFPRIDQASVPPFILQSQLYSSLNDRTQVDRELERLRRDKAVRVFKLNTGQDDHAIIFLDDYLYQVDRIAKRMEENKQSDTDIFKWFKEHVLDSKLEPSIAHHELCSLLALGGKVKDAHITLLINAGLLTRQLIDPDMYWFAIPSIGKLWKALLQGRKELLSLLKRKRHKEMFLAELEKRRLRYSPLDMRFHIRDLIGSGHLKTFQTTSGLVVRVSND; translated from the exons TTTAGCGATACTTCTGTGGCGCTTCGGATGATGCGGGCTCAGTTTCCTCGCATTGACCAG GCTTCGGTGCCGCCATTCATATTACAGTCGCAATTGTACAGTAGCCTCAACGATAGAACCCAAGTCGATAGAGAACTTGAG CGGTTACGAAGGGATAAAGCTGTTCGTGTTTTCAAACTCAACACTGGACAAGATGATCATGCCATCATCTTTCTGGATGACTATCTTTACCAG GTGGATCGAATAGCAAAGAGGATGGAAGAGAATAAACAGAGTGATACTGATATTTTCAAGTGGTTCAAAGAACATGTCCTTGATTCTAAACTCGAACCCAGTATTGCACATCATGAGCTT TGTTCGCTCTTGGCATTGGGCGGAAAGGTGAAGGATGCGCACATCACTCTCTTAATCAACGCTGGCCTTCTC ACACGCCAACTTATCGATCCAGACATGTACTGGTTCGCCATTCCCAGTATTGGCAAACTGTGGAAGGCTTTACTGCAG GGAAGGAAGGAGCTACTCTCGTTGCTAAAGCGAAAGCGACATAAAGAGATGTTCTTGGCCGAGCTTGAAAAGAGACGACTCCGCTACTCTCCTCTTGATATGAGATTTCACATACGAGATCTCATTGGCTCCGGTCACCTCAAAACTTTTCAAACCACTTCTGGTTTGGTTGTTCGTGTTTCAAACGACTAA